The following coding sequences are from one Perognathus longimembris pacificus isolate PPM17 chromosome 13, ASM2315922v1, whole genome shotgun sequence window:
- the Taldo1 gene encoding transaldolase — MSGSPVKRQRMESALDQLKQFTTVVADTGDFHAIDEYKPQDATTNPSLILAAAQMPAYQEVVEEAIAYGKKLGGPQEDQIKNAMDKLFVLFGAEILKKIPGRVSTEVDARLSFDKDAMVARARRLIELYKDAGISKDRILIKLSSTWEGIQAGKELEEQHGIHCNMTLLFSFAQAVACAEAGVTLISPFVGRILDWHVANTDKKSFEPSEDPGVKSVTKIYNYYKKFGYKTIVMGASFRNTGEIKALAGCDFLTISPKLLGELLKDNAKLTPALSAKAAQASDLEKIHLDEKAFRWLHNEDQMAVEKLSDGIRKFAADAVKLERMLTERMFSAENGK; from the exons ATGTCGGGCTCCCCGGTGAAGCGCCAGAGGATGGAGTCTGCGCTGGACCAGCTCAAGCAGTTCACCACCGTCGTGGCCGACACCGGCGACTTTCACG CCATTgatgagtacaagccccaggacgcCACCACCAACCCATCCCTGATCCTGGCCGCAGCGCAAATGCCTGCCTACCAAGAGGTGGTGGAAGAAGCCATTGCCTATGGCAAGAAGCTGGGTGG GCCACAAGAGGACCAGATTAAAAATGCTATGGATAAACTTTTTGTGTTGTTTGGAGCCGAAATACTGAAGAAGATTCCAGGCCGTGTATCCACAGAAGTAGATGCTAG GCTGTCCTTCGATAAGGATGCAATGGTGGCCCGAGCCAGGCGCCTCATCGAGCTCTACAAGGACGCGGGGATCAGCAAGGACAGGATTCTCATCAAGCTATCCTCAACCTGGGAGGGGATTCAGGCTGGAAA GGAGCTGGAGGAGCAACATGGCATCCACTGCAACATGACGCTGCTCTTCTCCTTCGCCCAGGCCGTGGCCTGCGCTGAGGCAGGTGTGACGCTCATTTCCCCCTTTGTGGGGCGAATCCTTGATTGGCATGTGGCAAACACAGACAAGAAGTCCTTTGAGCCCTCGGAGGACCCTG GGGTAAAGAGTGTCACCAAAATCTACAACTACTACAAGAAGTTTGGCTACAAGACCATTGTCATGGGTGCCTCCTTCCGCAACACAGGGGAAATCAAAGCGCTGGCAGGCTGCGACTTCCTTACCATCTCCCCCAAGCTCCTAGGGGAgctgctcaaggacaatgccaagCTAACTCCTGCGCTCTCAGCCAAAGCTG CCCAGGCCAGTGACTTGGAGAAGATACACCTGGATGAGAAGGCCTTCCGCTGGTTGCACAATGAGGACCAGATGGCTGTGGAGAAACTCTCTGATGGGATCCGGAAGTTTGCTGCTGATGCCGTGAAGTTGGAGCGGATGCTGACT